The segment GGGTCGGCCGCTGCGACTCCATTCCCACATGTAGAAGGGGGTAGTGGTGGCTAGGGTTGACCAGGCAAGGGGATGAAGAAGGGTTTAAGGGCTCGATTGTTCGCCGCCCTCCTTCCCCCCCTTTTCCGGGGGCACGTGGGCTTGAGCGAACCCTGGCGGAAGAAACTCCTGGGAAGCTTGGCGGGGAAGGTTTTGGAGATCGGCCCGGGGACGGGGGTTAACCTGGCCTATCTGCCGGATGGCGTCCACTGGATTGGCCTCGAGCCCAATCCCTACTTCCACCCTCACCTCCGGCGGGCCCTGAGCCTCAGGGGGCTTCCCGGGGAGGTTCTTTGGGGCCAGGCGGAGGCCATCCCCCTGCCGGAAGAGAGCGTGGAGGCCGTGGTGGCCACCCTGGTCCTCTGCTCGGTGGCGGATCCCAGGCGGGCTTTGGCGGAGATCCGGAGGGTGCTGAAGCCCGGGGGGCGCTTCGTCTTCCTGGAGCACGTGGCCGCCCCCCGGGGCTCCCCCTGCGCCGGGCCCAGGACCTCCTCTGCCCCTTATGGGGGGTTTTGGGGGACGGCTGCCACCCCAACCGGGAAACCCTGGCCCTCATCCAGGAAGCTGGGTTTGCCCGGGTGGAGGCGGAGGCCTTCGCCCTGCCGCTTCCCCTGGTGGCCCCTCATGTGGCCGGGGCGGCCTGGAAGGCTAAGGCGCCCTAAGGCGGAAGGTGGTGAGGCAGGTGGGGCTATTCCGGAAGGTGGTGATGGGGCCCGTGGCCAGCAGATCCCCCCGGCGGACCTCGAGGGTGTAGCGGCGGTTCCGGGGCAACCAGAGCTCAAAGAACCCGTCCTTCCCCGATCTGACCCGGGTCTTGAGCACCTCCTTCTCCCCCTCCAGCACCCGAACCTCCAAGACCTCCTCCTGCAGTTCCCCGGTGCAGCTGGAAAAGTAGTGGACCTGGCAGGGGTGGGTCCGGCTCACGTAGGGGGCCACCGCCAGGAGGAAGCGGTCCTTGAGGGCCACCTGGGCCTTGCGGCCATCCGGGAACTCGAAGAAGAAGGCCTCGGGGGTTACGTAGCTCACCACCCTTTGCCCTTCCTCCCGCCACCGCTTGGCCAGGGCCAGGGTCTCCTCAGGCCCCAGGCCTTTGAGGGCCTCGGGGCTAGGAGCCTGGGCCAGGCCTAAAGCCACGCCAAGGGCAAGCGCCAGAAGCTTCTTCATGGCTCCCACCCTAAGCCTTTCCCGTTAAGCCTGTGTAAAGGGGCAGGGTGAAGCGGAAAACGCTTCCCCGGCCCAGCTGGCTTTCCACCCAGATCCTTCCCCCCATCGCTTCCACCAGGCTCTTGGCGATGGTGAGGCCCACTCCGGTTCCCCCGTCCTGACGGCTGCGGGAAGGGTCTATGCGGTAGAAGCGCTCAAAGATGCGGGGAAGGTGTTCCTCGGGAATGCCGGGCCCGGTGTCCTCCACGCTGAAGACCACTGCCTGGCCTGTCCTTTCCGCTCCAAGCCTCACCCTTCCTCCCTCTGGGGTGTGGCGAAGGGCGTTGGAAAGCAGGTTGGCGAGCACCTGGAGGGTCCGTTCCGCATCGGCCCAGACCCGGGGGAAAAAGGAGGGGGCCGCCACTTCCAGGGCCACTCCCTTGGCCTGGAAGGCGGGGCGGAAGCGTTCCGCCGCCTGTTCCAGGAGGCCTTTGGGATCCAGGGGCTCGGGGTGAAGCTCCACAGCCCCCGATTCCACCTGGGAAACCAGGGAGAGATCCCGGATCAGCCGGCTCATGGCCCGCACTTCCTGCTGGATCCTTTCCGCTGCTTTTTCGGGCTCCATGACCCCGTCCGCCAGGGCCTCGGCGTAGGCTTGCAGGGCCGACAGCGGAGTCCTGAGTTCGTGGGCCACGGTGCCGATGAGCCCCACCCGGCTTTGTTCCACCCGTTCCAGGGCTTCGGCCAGGCGGTTGAAGTGAAGGGCCACCTCGCCGAGCTCGTCCCGTTCCAGGGAGGGAAGGCGCACCCGGTACTCCCCCTGGGCCATGCGGCGGCTTCCCTCGGCCAGAAGCCTGGCGGTGCGGGAGAAGCGCAGGCTGGCGAAGGAGGCGGAGAGGGCGGCCCCGGCCACGGAGAGGGGAAGGGCGGCGAGGAGGGCGGTGGTGAGGGTGGAGCGGAGGCCTTCCTCGAGGTCCCGCCTTAAGGCCTCGCCCATCATGAGTCCGCCCATCATGGATAGGGCGTGGTACATGCGTTCCACATGCCCCCGGTAGAAGGAGGGGGCCAGGGTCTCCGCCAGCAGGAAGAAGAGGAACAGGGCCAGGAGGGCCACCAGAAGGTGGCTGAGGAAGAGCTTAGCGAAGAGGCGCATCGCCTTCCCGGAAGCGGTACCCCACCCCCCGTACCGTTTCGATGAACCGGGGGTTTTCCGGATCGTCCATGAGCCTCTTTCTTAGGGCGACGATGTGCACGTCCACCACCCGGTCTATGCCCGGGAAGTCCGGTCCCCACACCTTTTCCAAGAGCCTTTCCCGGGTGAAGACCATGCCCGGGTGCTGGGCCAGGGTGAGGAGGAGGTCAAACTCCAGCTGGGAAAGGGGAAGGGGTTTGCCCTCCAGGTAGGCCTGCCGCTCCTTGGGAAGAAGGCGCAAGGGGCCATAGCTGAGTTCCTCCTTGAGGCCGGCCCGCCTTAGGAGGGCCTTGACCCGGGCCACCACCTCCTTGGGGCTGAAGGGCTTGACCACGTAGTCGTCGGCCCCTAGCTCCAGCCCCTTAACCCTTTCCTCCTCCTCCCCCCTGGCGGTCAGCATGAGGATGGGAAGCTCGGGCCTTTCCCGGCGCACCTCCTCCAGGACCTTGAAGCCGTCCAGCTTGGGCAGCATGAGGTCCAGGATAACGAGATCGGCCCGGGGAAAAAGCTCCAGGGCCTTTTCCCCATCCTTGGCCTCCAACACCTCAAACCCAGCCCCCCTCAGGTAGGCCCCCAAGACCTCGAGGAGGGCTGGGTCGTCGTCCACCAGGAGGACCCTCATGAGAGGTCGCGTTTCATGCGCTCGAAGGTTTCCCTGTCGATCTCCCCCCGGGCGTACCGCTCTTTTAGGATATCCAGGGCCTTGTCCCGTCTTTCCGGCACCAGGCTCCGGACCAGCCAGTAGACGAAGAGGCCCAGGAGGACGAACCAGAGAAGCCCGAAAAGGGGCCCCCACCAACCCATGTACCCCCAGTTGCCGCACCACCACATACCCATCACCTCCCGTTTCACCTTAGCCGGAGCCGGTTAAGCTCCGGTTAAGCTTTTCGGTGGGAATCTCCTCAGCCTCAAGGAGTTGGTGAGCACGAAGAGGCTGGAGAGGCTCATGGCCCCGGCCGCCAGCATGGGGTTCAGAAGAAGCCCGGTGAAGGGGTAAAGCGCCCCGGCCGCCACGGGGATGAGGAGGAGGTTGTAGGCGTAAGCCCAGAAGAAGTTGAGGTAGATGGTCCTTAGGGTGCGCCGGGAGAGGAGGATGGCGTGCACCAACCCCTCCAGGCTCGGCGAAAGCAGGATCACATCCCCGGCCTCCACCGCGATGTCCGTGCCCGTGGCCAGGGGGATGCCCACGTCGGCTTGAGCCAAGGCGGCGGCGTCGTTGATGCCGTCCCCCACGAAGATCACCTTCCGCCCCTGGGCCTGGAGTTGCCGTATGGCCTCCACCTTACCCTCAGGGCGTACCCCGGCCAGCACCTCCTCTATGCCCAAGGCTTCGGCCACCTGCCTGGCCGGGATGGGATGGTCCCCGGTGAGGAGGACGGGCTTGAGGCCCAGGGCCTTTAAAGCGGCCACCACCCTTGGCGCCTCCGGCCTCGGGGGGTCAAAGACCCCGAAGGCGGCCCAAAGCCTCTCCCCATCCGCCAGGTAAAGGGGAGTGTAGCCCTTTTGGGAAAGCTCCTGGGCCTCTTGGGGAAGGGGCACCCCAAGCCGCTCCATGAGGGCTGGACCCCCCAGGTAAAGCCTTCTCCCCTCCACCACTCCCTCGAGGCCTTCCCCGGGCAGGGCCCGCACCCCTTCGGCCTCAGGCAGGCTGAGATCCCTGGCTGCCTCCAGAACCGCCTTGGCGATGGGGTGTTCGCTTCCCCTTTCCAAGGCAGCGGCAAGCTTCAGGGCCTCCTTCTTTCCCAGGCCAAAGGGCAGGACCTCGGTGAGGGTAGGGTGCCCCCGGGTGAGGGTTCCCGTCTTGTCCAAGACCACGGTGTCCGCGCGGGCCAGGGCCTCGAGGGCCGTCCCCTTGCGGAAGAGGAGGCCTAACTGGGCTGCCCTCCCCGTGGCCACGGCGATGGCCGCCGGGGTGGCCAGGCCCATGGCGCAGGGGCAGGCGATAAGGAGCACGGAAAGAAGGGCCACGAAGGCGTAGGAGAGGCCAGGCCCCAAAAGGAGCCAGAGGCCGAAGGTGAAAAGGCCGATGAGGAGCACGATGGGCACAAAGATGCTGGCGATGCGGTCCGCCACCTCCTGCACCCGGGGTTTGTATCCCTGGGCTTCCTCCACCAGGCGGGCCATCTGGGCTAGGACCGTGGCTTCCCCCACCCGGCTTACCCGGATGAGGAGGGGGCCTTCCCCGTTCACCGTTCCCCCCACCACCTCATCCCCGGGCTTCTTGGCCTTGGGGATGGGCTCCCCGGTGAGCATGGCCTCGTCCACATGGCTCTGGCCCTCCAGCACCACCCCGTCCACGGGGATGCGCTCCCCAGGAAGCACCCGCACCCGGTCCCCGGGAATGAGGGCCTCGGCGGGGATCTCCTTTTCCTCTCCCCCCTGGACCACTCGGGCGGTCTTGGGCCTCAAGGAGAGGAGCTTGCGGATGGCCTCCGAGGCCTTCCCCTTGGCTTTTTCCTCCAGGTGCTTGCCCAAAAGGATCAGGGCCAGGATCACCGCCCCCGCCTCGAGGTAGAGATGGCGGCCCTCCTCGGGGAAAAGGGCGGGAAAGAGCAGGACCAAAAAGGAGTAAAGGTAAGCGCTTCCTGCCCCTAGGGCCACCAGGGTGCTCATGCCCAGAGAACGGTGCCGGATCTCCGCCAGGGCCTGGCGGAAGAAGCGCCGGCCGGCGTAGAGGACGGGGAGGGCGGTGAGGGCCTGGAGAAGGGGAGGGAAGTGGGGAAGGGGAAGAAGCATAGGTCCCATGGCCAGGAGAAGGGTGAGGAAGGCAAAGGGCAGGGCGATGAGGAGGTCCGTGGGGTAAGCGGGGGCCCGTTTTTCCTCCTGGGCTACCTCCAGGGGCTCGTAGCCCGCCTCCCGGATGGCCTGGCGCAGGCGGGGGAGGGTCACGGTGTCCGGAAGGTACTCCACAAAAGCCTTCTCCGTGGCCAGGTTTACCTGGGCAGAAAGCACGCCGGGAAGCTTTTTCAAGGCCCTTTCCACCCGGGTCACGCAGGCGGCGCAGGTCATGCCCTTTACCGGTATCTCCGCCTTGGCCACCACGGGCTCGTAGCCGGCTTCCTCCACCTGCTTCAGGACCTCTTTGAGGTCTATGCCTTCCTGGAGGCGCAAAAAGGCTTCCTCGGTGGTGAGGTTGACCCGGGCTTCCTCCACCCCGGGGGCGCGCTTGAGCGCCCTTTCCACTCGCACCACGCACGAGGCACAGGTCATGCCTTTTACCCCTACCTTCACTTCCAATGCCATAGCTTCCCCCCTAGCGGAAACCCGTTGCTTTCCACGGGCTGGTGCGTCCTTGGGCCTCTGCCCCGCCCTGGACCGGGTGGGATTAACGGTACTTCAGGGCCTCCATCAGCTCCTCCACGATTTCCTCCACGTCCCCCCGCTCATGGGCGGTGGCCACGTGGTCCCGGAGGTGGGCCCTTAGGACCATCTCCCCCACCCGGTCCAGGGCACCTTCCACCGCCTTAAGCTGCTTCAGCACGTCCACGCAGTACACGTGGGGATCCTCCAGCATGCGCAGGATGCCCTCGAGGTGGCCCTTGGCGGAGAGGAGGCGCCTTTGGGTCTCCTCCCGCACCTTGGGGTCCAGGTGAAGGGGGTGGCGGGGCACAAGGCCTCCTTAGCCCGCCAGGGCGGCCCGGTAGCCTTCCTCTTCCACGGCCCGGATCAGGGCCTCGAGGTCCGCCTGGCCCTCCACCAGGGCCTCGGCCCGTTCCAGGCTCACCTCGGCCTTCTCCACCCCAGGCACCTTCATGAGGGCCTTCTTGACCGCCATCACGCAGTGGTTGCAGGTCATGCCTTCTACCTTGAGCTTCAGCATCCCTTACCTCCCCCCACCCCTGGTGGGGTGGGTACTTTCACCCTAGCGCTTCTTCCGCCTGCCGTCAAGGATAAAGGCCCCAAGTCTTCCTTGGGGCCTGGTGGATGGGGTGGAGGTTTAGAGGTCCAGAAGGATGGTATCCCCCTCCAGCCTGGCGGGGAAGACCTTCACCGGTTTGGGAGCGGGGAGGGTTTGCCGGCCCGTCCTCAGGTCGAAGCGGGCCCCGTGCCGGGGGCAGACGATCTGGCCGTCTTCCACCTCCCCCTCGTGGAGGGGGCCGTCGTCGTGGGTGCAGATGTCCTCCAGGGCGAAGACCTCCTCCCCGGTGTAGAGGAGGAGGATGGGCTTCCGGTGCTCGGGCCTTTTGACGACCAGCCTGCCATTTTCCAGATCGCTCAGCTTGGCCACCGGGGTCCACATGGCCTTTAGATTCTAACCTTTTCCTCTATTACCGCCTCGAGGTGGGCCCTTAAGGCCTTGAGAGGAATGCGGCTCAAGACGTCCGCCAGGTGGGCCTTGACCAAAAGCTCCTGGGCCAGGGTGCGGGGCAGGCCCCGAGACTGCAGGTAGAAGAGCTGCATCTCGTCCACGGGGGCGGTGGTGCTTCCGTGGGTGCAGCGCACGTCGTTGGCCCCGATCTCCAGCTGGGGGATGGAGTCCACCCGGGCGGTGGGGGAGAGGATGAGGTTGCGGTTGGCCTGGTAGGCGTCGGTCTTCTGGGCTCCCCGCTCCAGCCGGATGAGGCCGGAAAAGACCGCCCGGGCCTCGTCCTTCACCGCTCCCTTGTAGAGGAGGTCCGAACGGGTGTGGTGCTCCACGTGGTGCTGCAGGGTGTAATGGTCGAAGTGCTGGAGGCCGTGGCCGAAGTAAAGCCCCAGCATCTCGCTTTCCGCTCCCGGGCCCAAGAGCTCCGAGGCCACCTCGCTCCGGGCGTAGCGCCCGCCCAGGTTCACCACCAGGTCGTTTAAGGCGGCATCCCGCTCCAAAAGGGCCCGCTGGCGGTGGAAGTGCCACACCCCCTTGCCGAAGGTCTGCACGTGGGCGTGGCGGAGCCGGGCTCCAGGCCGCAAGACCATCTCCGTGGCGGAGAGGTGCAGGGTAGGGGGGAGGTCTAAGGAGAGGTACTCCTCGATGTAGGCGGCCTTGGCGTTGTCCTCCAAGAAGATGAGGCTCCGGCCCGCTGAGGCCTTGCCCCCTTCCAGCACCTTGAAGACCCCCAGGGGCTTTTCCACCTCCAGCCCTGCGGGCACGTAGAGGAAGGCCCCGTGGGTGAAGAAGGCGGCGTTTTCCGCGGCGAACTTGTCCTCCACGTAGACCCCCCGGAAGAGGGTGGCCTCCACCTTGCTGGGGTGGGTTTTCAGGGCCTCGGCCAGGCTGGTAAAGACCAGGCCCTTGGCGGAAAGCTCCTCCGGCACCTCGGCGTAAACCAGATCCGGGCCCACGAAGACCAGGAAGCCGGAAACGTCGGTCTTCTCCAGGCGGCGCTTCACCGGTTCGGGAAGCCCGTCCCGGGAGAGGCTAAGCCCCTTGGGGGCCTCCACTTCCTGCTCCAGGGGAGCCTCGGAGAGGTCCGTGTAGCGCCAGGCCTCGTCCTTCTTGCTGGGATAGGGGAGGCGGGCGAAGGCCTCGAGGGCTTTTAGCCTTTTCTCCAGCACCCAGGCGGGCTCGCTCAAGGCCCGGGAGATGGCTTCCACCTGCGTTTTGTCCAGTACCTGCATGAATCCTCCTAGCGCAAAGGTTAAGACCCTTGACGGAAGCCCTTAGCCTACGGAGCCCTCCATTTCCAGCTCGATGAGCCGGTTCAGCTCCACCGCATACTCCAGGGGCAGTTCCTTGGCAATGGGTTCGATGAAGCCCCGCACGATGAGGGCTGCGGCCTCGTCCTCCTTGAGGCCCCGGCTCTGCAGGTAGAAGATCTGCTCGTCGTTGATCTTGGACACCGTGGCCTCGTGGCCCACGTGGGCGGTGTCCTCCTCGATCTCGATGTAGGGGTAGGTGTCGGTGCGGCTCTCCGGGTCGATGAGAAGGGCGTCGCACTCCACGTTGGCCTTGGCTCCCCTGGCCCCTTCCAGCACCTTCACCAGGCCCCGGTAACTGGCCCGACCCTCCCCTTTGGAGATGCTCTTGGAAACGATGGTCCCCGAGGTGTGGGGGGCTCCCAGGATGATCTTGGCTCCGGTGTCCTGGTGTTGGCCGGTCTTGGCGAAGGCGATGGAGAGGATCTCCGTGCGGGCCCCGGGCTCCAGGAGGTAGCTGGAGGGGTACTTCATGGTGACCTTGGAGCCCAGGTTGCCGTCCAGCCACTCGTGGAAGGCATCCCCGTAGACCAGGGCCCGTTGGGTCACCAGGTTGTACATGTTGGTGGACCAGTTCTGGATGGTGGTGTAGCGGCTCCGGGCTCCCCGCTTCACCACGATCTCGATGACCCCGGTGTGCAGGCTTTCCGTGGAGTACATGGGGGCGGTGCAGCCCTCAATGTAGTGCACCTCGGCCCCCTCGTCCACGATGATCAGGGTGCGCTCAAACTGGCCGAACTCGGGGGTGTTGACCCGGAAGTAGGCCTGCAGGGGAAGCTCCACCTTCACCCCCGGGGGGATGTAGACAAAGGAGCCCCCGGACCAGGCGGCGGAGTTCAGGGCGGCGAACTTGTTGTCCTCTGGGGGGACCACCTTGGCGAAGTACTCCTTGAAGAGGTCCTCGTACTTCTTCATCCCCTCCTCGATGGCCACGAAGATGACCCCCTGCCGCTCCAGCTCCTCCTTCACCCGGTGGTAGACCATCTCCGAGTCGTACTGGGCCCCCACCCCGGCCAGCACCTTGCGCTCGGCCTCGGGGATGCCCAGGCGCTCGTAGGTCCGGCGGATCTCCTCGGGGATCTCCTCCCAGCTCTTGGCGTCCCGGGTTTCCGCGGGCTTCACGTAGTAGACCAGGTTGTCCAGGTCCAGGCCCGAGAGGTCCGGGCCCCAGGTGGGCATGGGCTTCTTCTGGAAGATCTCCAGAGCCCGCAGGCGGAACCGCAGCATCCACTCGGGCTCCCCCTTGTGGTAGCTGATGGCCTCGATCACCCTCCGGGTGAGGCCCCGCTCGGCCACAAAGACCGGCTTGACCTCGTCCACGAAGTGGTACTTGTACTCTTCGCCCAGGGTCTTCAGGTCCACCTCGCTCATGCTTCCTCCTTCACCCTTTCCCGGAGCCACTCGTAACCCTTGGCCTCCAGCTCCAAGGCCAGCTCGGGGCCGCCCTCCGCCACCACGCGCCCGTCCATCATCACGTGCACCCGGTCGGGGACGATGTAGTTCAGAAGGCGCTGGTAGTGGGTGATGACCAGGGCGCCGAAGCCAGGCCCTCGCATGGCGTTCACCCCCCGGGCCACTACCTTGAGGGCGTCGATATCCAGGCCGGAGTCGGTCTCGTCCAAGACGGCGTAGGTGGGTTCCAACACCAGAAGCTGCAGGATCTCGTTGCGCTTCTTCTCCCCGCCGGAGAAGCCCTCGTTGAGGTAGCGGGAGAGGTAGCCCTCGTCCCAGTCCAGAAGCTCCAGGGCCCGCTTCACCTTAGCCCAGAACTCCGCCACCCCCACCTCCCGGCCAAGCCTCGCCTGCAGGGCCAAGCGCAGGAAGTTGGCGATGGTGACCCCCGGCACCTCCACGGGGTACTGGAAGGCCAGGAAGAGGCCCTTCCTCGCCCGCTCGTCCGGGGAGAGATCCAGGATGCTTTCCCCGTCCAGGAGAATATCCCCCCGTTCCACCGTGTACTCGGGGTCCCCGGCCAGGATCTTACCCAGGGTGCTCTTCCCGGCCCCGTTGGGGCCCATGAGGGCGTGCACCTGGCCCTTGGGGACCACCAGGTTCACACCCTTAAGGATGGTCTCGCCGTCAATGGAAGCCCAGAGGTCGCGGATTTCCAGCTGGTTCATCGTTCTGCCTCCTGATGCCGGGTCGGGTTCTTACTGCGACCCATTCGCAGCAAGAGTATAACCCCTCCACCCCCTAAAGTATAGTGATTTAGTCGGGATTTGCCAGGTGGAAGCCCAGGGCCTCGGGGAGGGCCAGGGGAGTGGAGGGAAGGCGCCTTTGCAGCTCGGGGCAGAAGCGGCCCAAAGCCCGGCCCAGCTGGAAGCGGAAGGGCTTGGGGAGAAGGCTTTTCCTCATCTCCGAAAGCTTTTGCCAGGCGGCCTCCTTCTCCCCCAGGCCCAGCAGGGCCAGCACCTCCACCGCCCGGGCCTGGGCTAAAAGGCCGGGGTCCTCCAGGGGAGGCAGGGCCACCACCTGGGCCAGGGCCTCCCCCAGGTTGCCCTCGCGGACCAGGGCTTCGGCGTAGCTCAGGCGGGCCTGGGCCCTGAGGTAGGGGTTTTCCACATCCAAAAGGGGCTTCAGGAGGGCCTTTCCCTCGGCGGGGGAAAGGAGGAGGGCCAGGAGGCTTGCGGTGTCCAGCCTTAGGGCGGTGTAGCGATCCGTGGCCTCCCAGGGGATTTGCTCCAGGAGGTCCTCGAGGAGACGCTGGGCCGTGGGGGCGTGAAGCCCCCCCAGGAAGGGGGCCCGGTAGGGCTGCCCTGCCTCCAAAAGGAGGTAGGTGGCCCCCAGGCGGAAGAGGGTGCGCAGATGGCGGTAGCGGGCTTCCTTGGGCCTCTCCTCCGTGGAGCGGAAGTAGGCCTCGGCGGGGACCAAAAGGTTTAGGGCGGCAAAGGGACGGCCGCGGGCCGCCTCGAGGATCCCGGCCTCGCTTTCCACCCGAGCCCGGGTGAAGGGGTCCTCCGCCTCGGAAAGGGCCTTCTCAATGGCCTTCCCTGCCTCCTCGTACAGGCCCAGGCGCCGGAGGAGGGTGGCGTAGCGGGCCCGCACCCGGGCCACCTCGTCCTTGGGGGCACCCCCCTCCTCCAGGGCCTTGAGGCCCTCCTCCATGCGCCCCTTGGCCTCCAGGCTTCCTAAGCGCATGAGGAGGTCCCCCATCTGGTAGCGGGCCCTCCCCAGGAGGAGGGGGTCATGGCCCACCCGGGAGAGGGCCTCTAGGGCCTCCCCATAGCGGCCCAGATCCTTGGCCACCAGGCCCCGCCACAGGTACACCCGGTCCTGCAGGAAGGGGGCCACGGGAAGCCCCTGCGCTTCCTCCACAAAGCGGGCCGCCTTCTCGTAATCCCCTTTCCAGCGCTCCACCGCCGCCATGACCAAAAGCCCCTCCGCCTGGGCGGTATCGTCCAGGAGCTTGAGGTCCTCCTTGGGGGGAGGAGTTCTTCCGCCTCCCGGTACAAGGCGGCGTCCGCCTTGGCCTCCGCCCCCTTGATGCGGGCCCAGGTGCGCAAGGAAGGGTTTTGCGCTTCTGAGAGCACCCTGAGGGCTTCCTCCGCCTCGGGGTGGGCGTACTGGCCCAAGACGGCCCGGTAGCGCACCACCACCGCCGCCAGGGCCTCGAGGTCCTGCCGGGGCCAGGCTTTGGCCTCCTCCCAAAGGCCGGGGAGGAGGGCTAGGCGGGCGGGATCTTCCTGGAGGAGAGCCAGGAGCACCCTGGTCTCCCCCGCCTTCCGGGCGTGGTAGAGCTTGCGGAAGAGGTTTTCCTTGGGAAAGAACTCCAGGGCGAGGCGGTGGAGTTCCTTGGGAGCCTCCTCGGGGAGAAGGCTTCGGAGGGAGGGGCGCACCAGGCCTTCCCCTACCCAGTCCAAAAGGGCCCGCTCGGCTTGGGAAAGCCTTTCCAGGGGCCTGCCCAGCGCCTTTTCCAGGAGTTCCAGGGGGAAGGCGGGGTCGGCTTCAGGGCTGAAGGCGGAGAGGGCCAGGACCAAGGGCCTCAAGGCGGGGTCGTCCTGGAGTGGGGTTTTGGGGTCGTGTTTGGCGGCTTCCAGGAGGACCAGGCGGGAAAGCTCCCCGAAGTTGCGCCCCGCCTGGTTCACCAGGGCCTCCAGCCTTTCCGGGGGCAGGTGGGGGAGCCTCTCCCGCACGAAGCGCCGGGCCTCCTCGCGGCTTGGGGGGAGAGGGGCTGGTAGGGCAGGGTGGGGGGCGGCTCGCTCAAAGCGGCCAGGTAGGGGATGCTGAGCCCCTTCAAAAAAGGCTCCAGCCAGGCGGCGAGGCCCTTGTGCGTGCCGTCCGGACCCCTTAAGGGAAGGCCCTCGATGGTTCCCTCCACCTCGGCCCGGAGGAGGAGGGGGCGGCCTTCCCGGTTCAGGGCCTTGGCCAGGAGGGTGAGCGCCTCTCCTTCCAAGGCCCCCTGCAGGATGTAGGGCTGGGTGGGGGAAAGCTGGGCCAAAAGCGCCCGCACCTCCTCCGCCACCCCTAGGGCTTCCGCCAGGGGGATGAGGGCCTGGGCCAGCTCCCCTCCCAGGTTGAGGAGAAAGGGCTCCTTGCCCGGCAGGGCGGAGAGGGCCCGGGAGAGGGCGGAGAGGAGGACGCCCTTGCCTGTGGCGGGCCCCCCCACCACCACCATCCGGGGGCGTCCCCCGCTTTCCAGCTCTTTGAGGAAGCGGCGGAAGATGCGGCGCTTGTCCCGGCCCAGGGCTTTCCGGGCGCTCTCTAGGAAAAGCTCCGCCGGCGGGGGCGGGGGGGTGAGCCCCGCTTCCCGGTAAAGGTCGGCGATGACCCCGTAAAGGCGCTCCTTCTCCTCGGGGCTTCCCAGATCCTTGTAGAGGATGTTGCGCACCGTGCCCGCACGCCCGCCCCGCTCGGCCATGAGGGCTTCCAGCCAGCGCAGCGAGCCCCGCTTGCCCCGGTGGTCCCGTCCCCGCAGGTGGGGCCGGAGGCCCTCCAGGTAGCGAAGCCAGGGTGTAGTGCCCTCAGACATATGCACTACACTATATCGCTTTGGTGTGGGATATGTCTACATAGAAAAAGCGGGGCAAATGGAAAACCGCCCCCGGTTTCCGGGGGCGGTAGGGGAAGAGGCTCAGTGCACGGGTTCGTTGAACTGGGCCTCCTCGGTGGAGCCCTTGAGGGCCAGGGTGGAGGCCTCCCCTTGGGTAAGGGCCAGGACCACCTCGTCGAAGTAGCCCGCCCCCACCTCCCGCTGGTGCTTCACCGCGGTGAAGCCCTGGGCCTGGGCCAGGAACTCCTTCTCTTGGAGC is part of the Thermus caldilimi genome and harbors:
- a CDS encoding metal-sensitive transcriptional regulator, coding for MPRHPLHLDPKVREETQRRLLSAKGHLEGILRMLEDPHVYCVDVLKQLKAVEGALDRVGEMVLRAHLRDHVATAHERGDVEEIVEELMEALKYR
- a CDS encoding heavy metal translocating P-type ATPase; translated protein: MALEVKVGVKGMTCASCVVRVERALKRAPGVEEARVNLTTEEAFLRLQEGIDLKEVLKQVEEAGYEPVVAKAEIPVKGMTCAACVTRVERALKKLPGVLSAQVNLATEKAFVEYLPDTVTLPRLRQAIREAGYEPLEVAQEEKRAPAYPTDLLIALPFAFLTLLLAMGPMLLPLPHFPPLLQALTALPVLYAGRRFFRQALAEIRHRSLGMSTLVALGAGSAYLYSFLVLLFPALFPEEGRHLYLEAGAVILALILLGKHLEEKAKGKASEAIRKLLSLRPKTARVVQGGEEKEIPAEALIPGDRVRVLPGERIPVDGVVLEGQSHVDEAMLTGEPIPKAKKPGDEVVGGTVNGEGPLLIRVSRVGEATVLAQMARLVEEAQGYKPRVQEVADRIASIFVPIVLLIGLFTFGLWLLLGPGLSYAFVALLSVLLIACPCAMGLATPAAIAVATGRAAQLGLLFRKGTALEALARADTVVLDKTGTLTRGHPTLTEVLPFGLGKKEALKLAAALERGSEHPIAKAVLEAARDLSLPEAEGVRALPGEGLEGVVEGRRLYLGGPALMERLGVPLPQEAQELSQKGYTPLYLADGERLWAAFGVFDPPRPEAPRVVAALKALGLKPVLLTGDHPIPARQVAEALGIEEVLAGVRPEGKVEAIRQLQAQGRKVIFVGDGINDAAALAQADVGIPLATGTDIAVEAGDVILLSPSLEGLVHAILLSRRTLRTIYLNFFWAYAYNLLLIPVAAGALYPFTGLLLNPMLAAGAMSLSSLFVLTNSLRLRRFPPKSLTGA
- a CDS encoding Rieske (2Fe-2S) protein; this encodes MWTPVAKLSDLENGRLVVKRPEHRKPILLLYTGEEVFALEDICTHDDGPLHEGEVEDGQIVCPRHGARFDLRTGRQTLPAPKPVKVFPARLEGDTILLDL
- a CDS encoding CueP family metal-binding protein — translated: MKKLLALALGVALGLAQAPSPEALKGLGPEETLALAKRWREEGQRVVSYVTPEAFFFEFPDGRKAQVALKDRFLLAVAPYVSRTHPCQVHYFSSCTGELQEEVLEVRVLEGEKEVLKTRVRSGKDGFFELWLPRNRRYTLEVRRGDLLATGPITTFRNSPTCLTTFRLRAP
- a CDS encoding CopZ family metallochaperone; this translates as MLKLKVEGMTCNHCVMAVKKALMKVPGVEKAEVSLERAEALVEGQADLEALIRAVEEEGYRAALAG
- a CDS encoding sensor histidine kinase → MRLFAKLFLSHLLVALLALFLFFLLAETLAPSFYRGHVERMYHALSMMGGLMMGEALRRDLEEGLRSTLTTALLAALPLSVAGAALSASFASLRFSRTARLLAEGSRRMAQGEYRVRLPSLERDELGEVALHFNRLAEALERVEQSRVGLIGTVAHELRTPLSALQAYAEALADGVMEPEKAAERIQQEVRAMSRLIRDLSLVSQVESGAVELHPEPLDPKGLLEQAAERFRPAFQAKGVALEVAAPSFFPRVWADAERTLQVLANLLSNALRHTPEGGRVRLGAERTGQAVVFSVEDTGPGIPEEHLPRIFERFYRIDPSRSRQDGGTGVGLTIAKSLVEAMGGRIWVESQLGRGSVFRFTLPLYTGLTGKA
- the sufD gene encoding Fe-S cluster assembly protein SufD; its protein translation is MQVLDKTQVEAISRALSEPAWVLEKRLKALEAFARLPYPSKKDEAWRYTDLSEAPLEQEVEAPKGLSLSRDGLPEPVKRRLEKTDVSGFLVFVGPDLVYAEVPEELSAKGLVFTSLAEALKTHPSKVEATLFRGVYVEDKFAAENAAFFTHGAFLYVPAGLEVEKPLGVFKVLEGGKASAGRSLIFLEDNAKAAYIEEYLSLDLPPTLHLSATEMVLRPGARLRHAHVQTFGKGVWHFHRQRALLERDAALNDLVVNLGGRYARSEVASELLGPGAESEMLGLYFGHGLQHFDHYTLQHHVEHHTRSDLLYKGAVKDEARAVFSGLIRLERGAQKTDAYQANRNLILSPTARVDSIPQLEIGANDVRCTHGSTTAPVDEMQLFYLQSRGLPRTLAQELLVKAHLADVLSRIPLKALRAHLEAVIEEKVRI
- a CDS encoding response regulator transcription factor is translated as MRVLLVDDDPALLEVLGAYLRGAGFEVLEAKDGEKALELFPRADLVILDLMLPKLDGFKVLEEVRRERPELPILMLTARGEEEERVKGLELGADDYVVKPFSPKEVVARVKALLRRAGLKEELSYGPLRLLPKERQAYLEGKPLPLSQLEFDLLLTLAQHPGMVFTRERLLEKVWGPDFPGIDRVVDVHIVALRKRLMDDPENPRFIETVRGVGYRFREGDAPLR
- a CDS encoding SHOCT domain-containing protein, which codes for MWWCGNWGYMGWWGPLFGLLWFVLLGLFVYWLVRSLVPERRDKALDILKERYARGEIDRETFERMKRDLS